A genome region from Bradyrhizobium sp. WSM1417 includes the following:
- a CDS encoding GFA family protein, with protein MTYSGRCACGAVCYTIASAPIRGFQCQCSDCQRDTGSGHSSIFVFARSAVSVTGEVREIERTADSGAVKRKGFCPNCGSPIYNKPDEKPEFIGIYVGTLDDASTFKPSVVLFCSRGYAWDHLDPEIPKLPEWHPGSR; from the coding sequence ATGACATATTCAGGTCGCTGCGCCTGTGGCGCGGTTTGTTACACCATCGCGTCCGCGCCGATCCGCGGCTTCCAATGCCAGTGCAGCGACTGTCAGCGCGACACCGGCAGCGGCCACAGCTCAATCTTCGTGTTCGCGCGCAGCGCAGTCTCGGTGACAGGCGAGGTGCGCGAAATCGAGCGCACTGCCGACAGCGGCGCGGTCAAACGCAAGGGATTCTGTCCAAACTGCGGCTCGCCGATCTATAACAAGCCGGACGAGAAGCCGGAGTTCATCGGCATCTATGTCGGCACGCTTGACGACGCCAGCACGTTCAAACCATCCGTCGTGCTGTTCTGCTCGCGCGGATATGCCTGGGATCACCTCGATCCCGAGATTCCCAAACTCCCGGAATGGCACCCGGGATCGCGCTGA
- a CDS encoding helix-turn-helix domain-containing protein produces the protein MRQPLRFPWPDLDVDDVSAPVIAVRVDVIGTKGEVADHRHRKGQLVFALGGAVTCRVPTGLWMVPPHCAVWIPGGLQHSNLATENARLFFVYIEPDLVDLPDRCCTLSISPLLRELIVELADQIADDDARVDLLASVLLRELPRMPVQQLHLPLSPEPRLKKIAAALAKNPSDRRTLAEWADRVALSESSLARLVIRETGLSFGRWRQQLHLIVALRELTSGASVQQVSADLGYDSVAAFITMFKKALGKPPGKYLSGISPKYNG, from the coding sequence ATGCGACAGCCGCTCCGTTTTCCATGGCCTGATCTCGATGTCGATGACGTCTCCGCGCCCGTCATCGCCGTGCGCGTTGACGTGATCGGGACCAAGGGCGAGGTGGCCGATCACAGGCACCGCAAGGGGCAACTTGTCTTTGCGCTGGGCGGCGCTGTCACCTGTCGCGTTCCCACCGGTCTGTGGATGGTGCCGCCGCATTGCGCGGTGTGGATTCCAGGAGGCCTGCAGCACAGCAACCTTGCGACGGAAAACGCCCGGCTGTTTTTCGTCTACATCGAGCCTGATCTCGTGGACCTGCCGGATCGGTGCTGCACGCTTTCGATCTCCCCACTGCTGCGTGAATTAATCGTCGAGCTAGCCGATCAGATCGCGGATGACGATGCCAGGGTGGACCTTCTGGCGAGCGTCCTTCTGCGCGAGCTTCCCCGCATGCCGGTTCAGCAGCTCCATCTGCCGCTCTCGCCCGAGCCGCGCTTGAAGAAGATTGCCGCAGCGCTGGCGAAAAACCCTTCCGATCGCAGGACGCTGGCCGAATGGGCCGATCGCGTCGCGCTGAGCGAGAGCAGCCTCGCGCGTCTGGTCATTAGGGAGACGGGGCTGAGCTTCGGGCGCTGGCGCCAGCAATTGCATCTGATCGTCGCCTTGCGGGAGCTGACGTCCGGCGCGAGCGTGCAACAGGTGTCCGCCGATCTCGGCTACGACTCCGTCGCGGCCTTCATCACCATGTTCAAGAAGGCGCTCGGGAAACCGCCCGGGAAATATCTGAGCGGCATCTCTCCCAAATATAACGGTTGA
- a CDS encoding SRPBCC family protein — MEIDVARVLGLVTRSVRNFEKDGKAASAVTLTRLYETSVDDLWDAVTSPQRIPRWFLPVEGDLRLGGKYQLKGNAGGTITACTPPTHFAATWEFGGAMSWIDVKLTAERSQARLTLEHTAIIEDHWEQFGPGAVGIGWDLAIAGLERYVATGASVDHKTAEAWMGSPAGKEFMTSSGENWRAAHVASGVDPVSAKQRSDRTIAFYRGETLPDVAHPGTGS; from the coding sequence ATGGAGATAGACGTCGCCAGGGTATTGGGGCTGGTTACGCGCTCGGTGAGGAATTTCGAGAAGGACGGGAAAGCGGCCAGTGCGGTGACACTGACTCGGCTTTACGAGACCAGCGTCGACGATCTCTGGGACGCAGTGACCAGCCCGCAACGCATTCCGCGCTGGTTCTTGCCGGTCGAGGGAGATCTCCGGCTCGGCGGAAAGTACCAGCTCAAGGGGAATGCCGGCGGGACCATCACGGCATGTACGCCGCCGACCCATTTTGCAGCGACATGGGAATTCGGCGGAGCGATGAGCTGGATCGATGTCAAGTTGACGGCGGAACGATCCCAAGCGCGGTTGACGCTTGAGCACACCGCAATCATCGAAGATCATTGGGAGCAGTTCGGTCCAGGGGCGGTCGGCATCGGCTGGGACCTCGCCATTGCGGGGCTGGAGCGATATGTTGCGACCGGGGCGTCGGTTGACCATAAGACGGCCGAGGCATGGATGGGCTCTCCCGCGGGTAAGGAATTCATGACAAGCAGCGGCGAGAATTGGCGCGCGGCGCACGTCGCAAGCGGCGTGGATCCTGTCTCCGCGAAGCAGCGGTCCGACCGCACCATCGCTTTCTATCGCGGCGAGACGCTGCCCGACGTCGCGCATCCGGGCACAGGAAGCTGA
- a CDS encoding MmcQ/YjbR family DNA-binding protein yields the protein MTPKTFETRCLRLPAVTKVVQWEGTSVFKVGGKMFALGGGFAARSGGYMFKVSNMAYAMLIEHGLARPAPYLARAKWVQLVGNNALPDAELTSYLAQAHALIAAKLTRKSRRALGLD from the coding sequence ATGACTCCCAAAACTTTCGAAACCCGCTGCCTGCGCCTGCCCGCCGTCACCAAGGTGGTGCAGTGGGAGGGCACCTCCGTGTTCAAGGTCGGCGGCAAGATGTTCGCACTCGGCGGCGGCTTTGCCGCGCGCTCCGGCGGCTACATGTTCAAGGTCTCGAACATGGCCTATGCGATGCTGATCGAGCACGGCCTTGCGCGGCCGGCGCCGTATCTGGCGCGCGCCAAATGGGTGCAGCTCGTCGGCAACAACGCGCTGCCGGACGCCGAACTCACGAGCTATCTGGCGCAGGCGCACGCGCTGATCGCGGCGAAACTCACGCGGAAGTCCCGCAGGGCGCTGGGGCTCGACTGA
- a CDS encoding MFS transporter, with translation MNASSYRWVIVAAGGLLGCVAIGGMFSLPVFLQPIAKDTGWSVTGISSAMTIGFLAMACTSMAWGTLTDRFGPRPVVLTGSTVLTVSLFAASHATSLLAFQFVFGLLVGASCAAIFAPMMATVTGWFDSHRSLAVSLVSAGMGMAPMTMAPLAAWLVSGHDWRTSMQIVALVVGAIMIPVSFLVRRPPALAHAVAAPAGEGAVQGEMSMGEALRSPQFLILLATNFFCCATHSGPIIHTVSYAVSCGIPLVAAVTIYSIEGFAGLGGRIAFGLMGDRFGAKRVLVSGLLLQAFGALAYVFAHQLATFYAVGAVFGFIYAGTMPLYAVLIRENFPLKMMGTVIGGTAMAGSLGMATGPLAGGLIYDAFSSYAWLYIASWAMGLGAFLMAMNFKPFPKPQAELAPAAA, from the coding sequence ATGAACGCTTCCTCCTATCGCTGGGTGATCGTCGCCGCCGGCGGCTTGCTCGGCTGCGTCGCCATCGGCGGCATGTTTTCGCTGCCGGTGTTCCTGCAGCCGATCGCAAAGGATACCGGCTGGTCCGTGACCGGCATCTCCAGCGCGATGACGATCGGCTTTCTGGCGATGGCCTGCACCAGCATGGCCTGGGGTACGCTGACGGACCGGTTCGGACCGCGGCCGGTGGTGCTGACGGGATCGACGGTGCTGACCGTGAGCCTGTTCGCGGCGAGCCACGCCACCTCGCTATTGGCGTTTCAGTTCGTCTTTGGCCTTCTGGTCGGGGCGTCCTGTGCTGCGATCTTCGCGCCGATGATGGCGACCGTGACCGGCTGGTTTGACAGCCATCGCAGCCTCGCGGTCTCGCTGGTGTCGGCCGGCATGGGCATGGCGCCGATGACGATGGCGCCGCTCGCGGCCTGGCTCGTCTCCGGCCACGACTGGCGCACCTCGATGCAGATCGTGGCGCTGGTGGTCGGCGCCATCATGATCCCGGTCTCGTTCCTGGTGCGCCGCCCGCCGGCGCTCGCGCACGCCGTGGCCGCGCCTGCGGGCGAGGGCGCCGTGCAAGGTGAGATGTCGATGGGAGAGGCGCTGCGCTCGCCGCAATTCCTGATCCTGCTCGCGACCAATTTCTTCTGCTGCGCCACCCATTCCGGCCCGATCATCCACACCGTCTCCTATGCCGTGAGCTGCGGCATCCCGCTGGTCGCGGCGGTGACGATCTACAGCATCGAGGGCTTTGCCGGCCTTGGCGGACGCATCGCCTTCGGCCTGATGGGGGACCGCTTCGGCGCCAAGCGCGTGCTCGTCTCGGGCCTGCTGCTGCAGGCGTTCGGCGCACTCGCCTATGTCTTCGCGCACCAGCTTGCGACGTTCTACGCGGTCGGGGCCGTCTTCGGCTTCATCTATGCCGGCACCATGCCGCTCTACGCGGTGCTGATCCGCGAAAACTTTCCGCTCAAGATGATGGGCACGGTGATCGGCGGCACCGCCATGGCCGGCAGTCTCGGCATGGCCACGGGCCCGCTCGCCGGCGGCCTGATCTACGATGCGTTCTCGAGCTACGCCTGGCTCTATATCGCCTCCTGGGCGATGGGCCTCGGCGCCTTCCTGATGGCGATGAATTTCAAGCCGTTCCCGAAGCCGCAAGCGGAGTTGGCGCCGGCAGCGGCGTAA
- a CDS encoding DUF2892 domain-containing protein, giving the protein MAFYRKNIGGLHQAVRIALGVAVAVAAFVYLTGAAAWLVALGGAGFALTGLVGYCPMCAMAGIGRGGVS; this is encoded by the coding sequence ATGGCATTTTACAGGAAGAACATCGGGGGCCTGCATCAGGCCGTGCGGATCGCCTTGGGCGTCGCGGTGGCCGTCGCGGCATTCGTGTATCTTACCGGCGCCGCGGCGTGGCTGGTTGCGCTCGGCGGCGCCGGCTTCGCACTGACCGGCCTCGTCGGCTATTGTCCGATGTGCGCGATGGCCGGCATCGGAAGAGGAGGCGTGTCGTGA
- a CDS encoding carboxymuconolactone decarboxylase family protein, translating into MTCYQSPDDLKSIPPLVALAPVEANAFLAFNHAVERKDGLIPPKYRELISLAVALTTQCAYCLDVHTAQAAKAGVTREEIAEAALIAAAVRAGGTLGHALLAQRLFEQHRGEEPG; encoded by the coding sequence ATGACCTGTTATCAAAGCCCTGACGATCTGAAATCCATCCCGCCCTTGGTGGCGCTCGCGCCGGTCGAGGCCAACGCGTTCCTTGCGTTCAACCACGCGGTCGAGCGCAAGGACGGATTGATTCCGCCAAAATATCGCGAGCTGATCTCGCTCGCGGTCGCGCTCACCACGCAATGCGCCTATTGCCTCGATGTGCACACGGCGCAGGCGGCGAAGGCCGGTGTAACGCGCGAAGAAATCGCGGAAGCCGCGCTGATTGCGGCGGCGGTTCGCGCCGGCGGCACGCTCGGCCACGCGTTGCTGGCGCAGCGCCTGTTCGAGCAGCACCGGGGCGAGGAACCGGGATAG
- a CDS encoding RNA polymerase sigma factor: protein MSAAGISPDLFEAARLGDPQAIASLLETAQPNIRRYARATCRSSADAEDATQEALWILFRHVGTIRSWLAFSAWLFSVVRRECLRLARKTGLASAIDGGEAEALLLSRPEADLRLDVAAAFEALPPHYRDVALMRDVKEMTIDEIAVALGATRQAVKARLHRARALMREYLTR, encoded by the coding sequence GTGAGCGCCGCTGGGATCTCGCCGGACCTGTTCGAGGCCGCGCGCCTTGGCGATCCCCAGGCGATCGCGTCTCTGCTCGAGACGGCGCAGCCGAACATCCGCCGCTATGCCCGCGCCACCTGTCGCAGCTCGGCAGATGCCGAGGATGCAACGCAGGAGGCGCTGTGGATCCTGTTTCGCCATGTCGGCACGATCCGTTCGTGGCTGGCGTTTTCGGCCTGGCTGTTCAGTGTGGTCCGCCGCGAATGCCTGCGGCTCGCCCGTAAGACAGGTCTCGCGTCGGCGATCGACGGCGGAGAGGCGGAGGCGCTGCTGCTGTCGCGTCCTGAAGCCGATTTGCGGCTCGACGTTGCAGCGGCCTTCGAGGCACTGCCGCCGCACTACCGCGATGTCGCGCTGATGCGCGACGTCAAGGAAATGACCATCGACGAAATCGCCGTCGCACTCGGTGCGACCCGGCAGGCCGTGAAAGCACGTCTGCATCGCGCCCGCGCCCTGATGCGCGAATATCTGACGAGGTGA
- a CDS encoding Lin0512 family protein: protein MARVRCITEMGMGVDVHGRDATKAARRAVSDAIRHSSLGFFRMIDKTANDMFVDVTIAVPNPESVDKDAVAKELPYGTVTVNAVKGGLEIPSAPEQGNDPILIANAAVIVSFEKE, encoded by the coding sequence ATGGCTCGCGTTCGCTGTATCACCGAGATGGGCATGGGCGTCGACGTCCACGGCAGGGACGCCACAAAGGCGGCGAGGCGTGCGGTCTCTGATGCCATCAGGCATTCGAGCCTCGGCTTCTTCCGGATGATCGACAAGACTGCGAACGACATGTTCGTGGACGTCACGATCGCGGTGCCGAATCCGGAAAGCGTCGACAAGGACGCGGTCGCGAAGGAGCTGCCTTACGGCACTGTCACCGTCAACGCGGTGAAGGGCGGGCTGGAGATTCCGTCGGCCCCGGAACAGGGCAACGATCCCATCCTCATCGCCAATGCCGCCGTCATCGTCAGTTTCGAGAAGGAGTGA
- a CDS encoding DUF429 domain-containing protein, with protein sequence MPNYLGLDGFRFGWVAAWIDQRGDHGFDYSPGLVRLLALPHARAMIDMPIGLKWSGYRICDLRARELVGPAVFLGARRDLWKFADMAATNRHYWECEGKGRGVSAQLWNIRDKIRDADEIMTPARQTTIGEAHPELIFWNLAGQARLAKKTSAEGREQRIALLHQRGFVRLPTWLNQRHGTGIGRDDLIDACACAVAARDSTQRFGGEETDPRGLRMEINY encoded by the coding sequence TTGCCAAACTATCTCGGCCTCGATGGATTCCGCTTCGGCTGGGTCGCCGCCTGGATCGACCAGCGCGGCGATCACGGCTTCGACTATTCGCCGGGTCTCGTGCGGCTGCTTGCGCTGCCGCATGCCCGGGCGATGATCGACATGCCGATCGGATTGAAATGGAGCGGATATCGCATCTGCGATTTGCGTGCGCGCGAGCTGGTCGGTCCTGCCGTGTTTCTCGGCGCGCGCCGCGACCTCTGGAAATTTGCCGACATGGCCGCAACTAACCGTCACTACTGGGAGTGCGAGGGCAAGGGCAGGGGCGTGTCAGCGCAGCTCTGGAACATCAGGGACAAGATCAGGGACGCCGACGAGATCATGACGCCGGCGCGGCAGACGACGATCGGCGAAGCGCATCCGGAATTGATCTTCTGGAATCTCGCTGGGCAGGCCCGGCTTGCAAAGAAGACGTCTGCAGAGGGCCGGGAGCAGCGCATCGCACTCCTGCACCAGCGCGGCTTCGTGCGCTTGCCGACATGGCTGAATCAACGACACGGCACCGGCATCGGCCGCGACGATCTCATCGACGCCTGTGCCTGCGCGGTCGCGGCACGCGACAGCACGCAGCGGTTCGGCGGGGAGGAGACCGACCCGCGGGGCTTGCGGATGGAGATCAATTATTGA
- a CDS encoding ester cyclase: MTRSDLADIYRNYIACLNRQDWPALGQFVHDDVVHNAQPFGLSGYRAMLEQDFRAIPDLHFDIELLVCDPPQIAARLKFDCTPAGTFLGLDVNGRRVSFCENVFYQFRDRKIRHVWSIIDKRAIEAQL; the protein is encoded by the coding sequence ATGACCAGGTCCGACCTCGCCGACATCTACCGCAATTACATCGCCTGCCTGAACCGGCAGGATTGGCCCGCGCTCGGACAGTTCGTTCACGATGACGTCGTCCACAATGCGCAACCATTCGGACTGTCCGGCTATCGTGCCATGCTGGAGCAGGATTTTCGCGCAATTCCGGATCTGCATTTCGACATCGAGCTGCTGGTCTGCGATCCGCCCCAAATTGCCGCCCGGCTGAAATTCGATTGCACGCCGGCTGGAACGTTTCTGGGGCTGGATGTGAACGGCAGGCGCGTGTCCTTCTGCGAAAACGTGTTCTATCAATTTCGCGACCGAAAAATACGACACGTGTGGTCCATCATCGACAAGCGCGCGATCGAGGCGCAGCTCTAG
- a CDS encoding MAPEG family protein → MAMSFELSMLAAAIVWGFVQLVAAAQAANLQHGLRWAASPRDTEMPPLKPIPGRLNRNFRNYMETFPFFAAAILISHSAGVHTELTYWGSIAYLGGRIAYTALYLSGIPLVRSLFWNLASFGMLAVLAAAFVPH, encoded by the coding sequence ATGGCGATGAGCTTCGAGCTGTCGATGCTGGCCGCCGCAATCGTCTGGGGCTTCGTACAGCTTGTCGCCGCCGCGCAAGCCGCGAACCTGCAGCACGGCCTCAGATGGGCTGCGAGCCCGCGTGACACCGAGATGCCGCCGCTCAAGCCCATCCCCGGCCGCCTCAACCGAAATTTCCGCAACTACATGGAGACGTTTCCGTTCTTTGCCGCCGCGATCCTCATCTCTCACTCCGCAGGCGTTCACACTGAGCTGACTTATTGGGGATCGATCGCCTATCTTGGCGGACGCATCGCCTACACCGCGCTGTACCTATCCGGCATACCGCTCGTCCGCTCGCTGTTCTGGAATCTCGCCAGCTTTGGCATGCTTGCTGTTTTGGCAGCGGCTTTCGTGCCTCACTAA
- a CDS encoding peptide deformylase, translating into MTIRPIVRYPDRRLAMPAHPVTAFDDALRELANDLRETMRAAPGIGITAPHIGVPLRVVVLELDAKEGAQIYVNPEIEWASPEMILHREGSVSMPGVTDDVQRHARVRISYQDIDGEMHTEESEALRAVCHQHEIDQLDGTFWIQRLSRLKRERLVKKFEKMSRG; encoded by the coding sequence ATGACCATCCGCCCCATCGTCCGCTATCCCGACCGCCGCCTCGCGATGCCGGCCCACCCTGTCACCGCGTTCGACGATGCGCTCCGTGAGCTTGCAAATGATCTGCGCGAGACCATGCGCGCCGCGCCCGGCATCGGCATCACGGCGCCGCATATCGGCGTGCCCTTGCGCGTCGTCGTGCTCGAGCTCGACGCCAAGGAGGGTGCGCAGATCTACGTCAATCCGGAGATCGAATGGGCCTCACCCGAGATGATCCTGCATCGCGAAGGCAGCGTCTCGATGCCCGGCGTCACCGACGACGTCCAGCGCCACGCCCGCGTGCGGATCAGCTATCAGGATATCGACGGCGAGATGCACACTGAAGAGTCGGAAGCCTTGCGTGCCGTCTGCCACCAGCACGAGATCGACCAGCTCGATGGGACGTTCTGGATCCAGCGGCTGTCGCGGCTGAAGCGGGAGCGGCTGGTGAAGAAGTTCGAGAAGATGTCGCGCGGGTGA
- a CDS encoding helix-turn-helix transcriptional regulator, translated as MQIFEVLADPVRRRILELLAPGEMASGEVVEVIGAEFGITQAAVSQHLKVLRESGFATVRAEAQRRLYSVDVAGLRAVDAWIGQFRSFWEPKLDALATEIVRGKRERRNAPMTKRSGKRA; from the coding sequence ATGCAAATCTTCGAGGTCCTCGCCGACCCTGTTCGCCGTCGCATTCTCGAGCTGCTTGCGCCCGGCGAGATGGCGTCCGGCGAGGTCGTCGAAGTGATCGGAGCGGAGTTCGGGATCACGCAGGCAGCCGTGTCGCAGCACCTCAAGGTGCTGCGCGAGAGCGGCTTCGCGACCGTCCGGGCGGAGGCGCAAAGGCGGCTCTACTCGGTCGACGTCGCTGGACTTCGCGCGGTGGACGCGTGGATCGGCCAGTTCAGGAGTTTCTGGGAGCCGAAGCTGGACGCGCTGGCGACGGAAATCGTGCGCGGCAAACGCGAGCGTCGTAACGCGCCAATGACCAAGCGGAGCGGGAAGCGGGCGTGA
- a CDS encoding glutathione S-transferase family protein produces the protein MSDLSAFPITRRWPAKHPELLQLYSLPTPNGVKVSIMLEEIGLPYEVHLVDFGKDDQKTPEFLSLNPNGKIPAILDPDGPGGRPLPLFESGAILQYLAEKTGKLLPQDAARRYQAIQWLHFQMGGIGPMFGQVGFFHKFAGKDFEDKRPLERYVGEAKRLLGVMEMHLAGRQWFMDDDYTIADISMLGWVRNLIGFYGAGDLVAFSQFKSVAAWLERGLARPAVERGLNIPKRP, from the coding sequence ATGTCCGATCTGTCCGCCTTTCCCATCACCAGGCGCTGGCCGGCCAAGCACCCGGAGCTGCTCCAGCTTTATTCGCTGCCGACGCCGAACGGCGTCAAGGTCTCGATCATGCTGGAAGAGATCGGGCTTCCCTACGAAGTCCATCTCGTCGATTTCGGTAAGGACGACCAGAAGACGCCGGAATTCCTCTCGCTCAATCCGAACGGCAAGATCCCGGCGATCCTCGATCCCGATGGTCCCGGCGGCAGGCCGCTACCGCTGTTCGAATCCGGAGCGATCCTGCAATACCTCGCGGAGAAGACCGGCAAGCTGCTGCCGCAGGATGCCGCGCGCCGTTACCAGGCCATCCAGTGGCTGCATTTCCAGATGGGCGGCATCGGGCCGATGTTCGGCCAGGTCGGCTTTTTCCACAAATTCGCCGGCAAGGATTTCGAGGACAAGCGGCCGCTCGAGCGCTATGTGGGCGAGGCCAAGCGGCTGCTCGGGGTGATGGAGATGCATCTTGCCGGCCGGCAATGGTTCATGGACGACGACTACACCATCGCCGACATCTCCATGCTGGGCTGGGTGCGCAATCTCATCGGTTTCTACGGCGCCGGCGATCTTGTCGCGTTCAGCCAGTTCAAATCCGTCGCCGCCTGGCTCGAGCGCGGGCTGGCGCGTCCGGCGGTCGAGCGCGGGCTGAACATTCCGAAGCGGCCGTAA
- a CDS encoding bifunctional helix-turn-helix transcriptional regulator/GNAT family N-acetyltransferase, producing MLDPVSRVRRFNRAVTSAVGALDTSFLGRGRPLGAARVLNAIGHGRSDVAEIREYLGLDSGLMSRLLRSLEDEGLVETNAHEDDARRRVATLTRAGRREFAAYEALSNTQAEGFLAQHSQREALLAAMDLIASALTRERVTLDEMDPRSEQARYCLGEYYGELGRRFKQGFDVSLSRDPDAKDMRRPRGTFIVAMSDTLPIGCVGLKGTDHGYAEIKRLWVAPAARGLRLGRRLMDMTEDAARGLGIKLLRLDTNSALAEAGQLYRRSGWSEIPRFNDDPYPDLFFEKRL from the coding sequence ATGCTCGACCCTGTTTCCCGCGTCCGCCGCTTCAATCGTGCCGTCACGTCCGCTGTCGGTGCGCTCGACACGTCATTCCTGGGACGCGGGCGGCCACTGGGGGCGGCGCGCGTGCTCAACGCGATCGGGCATGGACGTTCGGACGTGGCCGAGATTCGCGAGTATCTCGGCCTCGATTCCGGCCTGATGAGCCGTCTGCTCCGCAGCCTGGAGGACGAAGGGTTGGTCGAGACCAATGCGCATGAGGACGATGCGCGCCGCCGCGTGGCGACATTGACGCGTGCGGGCCGGCGCGAGTTCGCGGCCTATGAGGCGCTGTCGAATACGCAGGCCGAGGGCTTCCTCGCCCAACATTCGCAGCGCGAGGCGCTGCTGGCGGCGATGGATTTGATTGCTTCCGCATTGACGCGCGAGCGCGTCACGCTGGACGAGATGGATCCACGGAGCGAACAGGCGCGCTATTGCCTCGGCGAATATTATGGCGAGCTCGGCCGCCGCTTCAAGCAGGGTTTTGACGTCTCGCTGTCGCGCGATCCTGACGCCAAGGATATGCGCCGCCCGCGCGGCACGTTCATCGTCGCGATGTCGGACACGCTGCCGATCGGCTGCGTCGGGCTGAAGGGCACGGATCACGGCTATGCCGAGATCAAGCGTCTCTGGGTCGCACCGGCGGCGCGCGGATTGCGGCTCGGCCGGCGCCTGATGGACATGACCGAGGATGCCGCGCGCGGGCTCGGCATCAAGCTGCTGCGGCTCGACACCAACAGCGCCCTGGCGGAGGCCGGCCAGCTCTACCGACGAAGCGGCTGGAGCGAGATCCCCCGCTTCAATGACGACCCCTACCCGGACCTGTTCTTCGAAAAACGTCTGTGA
- a CDS encoding GNAT family N-acetyltransferase encodes MSDGDETLLDRPIWSALTTSHKYLAEGGPRALRYPVDVTPFADMVDMSEASFAALRDLLSGPQVAALFTPEAVDVPAGFKVVVAGPCEQMIGSPADSPLRDAEIVRLGAADVPAMMALTELTKPGPFARRTHELGTFLGIRAGGELVAMAGERMKPGNFVEMTAVCVHPDHRGRGYAQALLAAVARQIEARGEIPFLHVFSSNSSAIALYQRQGMWIRRSLHVTAFMKQE; translated from the coding sequence GTGTCCGACGGTGACGAGACCCTACTGGATCGTCCGATCTGGAGCGCGCTGACGACCAGCCACAAATATTTGGCCGAAGGCGGCCCGCGAGCACTGCGCTATCCGGTGGACGTGACGCCCTTTGCCGACATGGTCGACATGTCCGAGGCGAGCTTCGCCGCGCTCCGTGATCTCCTGTCGGGCCCGCAGGTCGCCGCGCTGTTCACACCGGAGGCCGTCGATGTTCCTGCAGGTTTCAAAGTCGTGGTGGCCGGACCCTGCGAGCAGATGATCGGCTCTCCGGCCGACAGTCCGCTTCGCGATGCCGAGATCGTCCGGCTGGGTGCAGCCGACGTTCCCGCCATGATGGCCCTGACGGAGTTGACGAAGCCCGGTCCCTTCGCGCGGCGCACGCACGAACTCGGGACGTTCCTCGGCATCCGTGCCGGCGGCGAATTGGTCGCGATGGCCGGCGAGCGCATGAAGCCGGGAAATTTCGTCGAGATGACGGCCGTCTGCGTCCACCCCGACCATCGCGGGCGGGGCTACGCGCAGGCGCTGCTGGCGGCGGTCGCACGCCAGATCGAGGCGCGAGGTGAAATTCCCTTCCTGCACGTGTTCTCGAGCAACTCATCGGCCATCGCGCTGTATCAGCGGCAGGGGATGTGGATTCGGCGCAGCCTGCACGTGACCGCGTTCATGAAGCAGGAATGA